Proteins encoded by one window of Streptomyces sp. NBC_01477:
- the yczE gene encoding membrane protein YczE, with protein sequence MGRLVRLYVGLVLYGVTDGLVIRADLGLDPWDVFHQGLSRHTGISIGTISILVGAVVLLLWWPIRQRPGLGTVSNVVLVGASIDATCALVPHVEALTARVPLLLAGVLFNGVATGLYIAARFGPGPRDGLMTGLHRRTGRSLRLIRTGIELAVLAAGFVLGGGVGVGTVLYALAIGPLAQFFLRVFGGSGAGTRPSAAAPAGPGLREREVADTI encoded by the coding sequence GTGGGCCGCCTCGTACGGCTCTACGTCGGCCTGGTCCTCTACGGCGTGACCGACGGCCTGGTGATCCGCGCCGACCTCGGCCTGGACCCGTGGGATGTCTTCCACCAGGGCCTGTCCCGGCACACCGGGATCAGCATCGGCACCATCTCCATTCTCGTCGGTGCGGTGGTCCTGCTGCTGTGGTGGCCGATCCGGCAGCGGCCGGGCCTGGGCACCGTGTCCAACGTCGTCCTGGTCGGCGCGTCGATCGACGCGACCTGCGCGCTGGTCCCGCACGTGGAGGCGCTGACCGCCCGTGTCCCGCTGCTGCTCGCCGGCGTGCTGTTCAACGGGGTGGCGACCGGCCTCTACATCGCCGCCCGCTTCGGCCCAGGACCGCGGGACGGCCTGATGACCGGGCTGCACCGCAGGACCGGACGCTCGCTGCGGCTGATCCGCACCGGCATCGAACTGGCCGTGCTCGCCGCCGGTTTCGTGCTCGGCGGCGGGGTCGGCGTCGGCACCGTGCTCTACGCGCTGGCGATCGGCCCGCTCGCGCAGTTCTTCCTGCGGGTTTTCGGCGGCTCCGGGGCGGGTACGCGACCCAGCGCCGCCGCACCGGCGGGCCCGGGCCTCCGGGAACGCGAGGTCGCGGACACGATTTAG
- the lnt gene encoding apolipoprotein N-acyltransferase, producing MRLRPEAAPAAPPADPGVPETEPGAPLDEPERGAAEQPPAPARASRRGRFAALARKSAPSSAVAAASGLALAAAFPPYGLWPLSVAAVAALSLLTRGRTVRQGAWLGFAFGWPFFIWLLQWLHTVGWDAVVGLAAIEAAFLAALGACLVLGQRLPGWPLWAACLWVAEELARDRLPFGGFPWGRLAFANTGSPYTPLAALGGAPLVTFAVALSGTLLACAALAAVRLRPAGARSVRAVLPAAGALALSAAVLLAGLFVPVPTNATDHVRIAVVQGNVQQPGLHFLGRPMMILDNHVKATLKLAADIKAGRVPKPDLVLWPENSSDLDPFTNPAAYDRITEAVRAVGVPVLVGVLVDGPDADHVQNEGIVWDPVDGPGAHYTKQHPVPFGEYVPFREELTKVISRLDEIPRDFYPGKTTGVLQIGPARLGDVICFEVAYDGIVRDTVNAGARAIVVQTNNATYGRTGQPEQQLAMSRLRAIEHGRAVVTAATSGISAIVGPDGKIEQRSKEFTQQVLSADIPLRDGTTLADRVGAAPEWTLAMVGLLSCAAALALGRRDRPRTTKGQEQQ from the coding sequence GTGCGCCTGCGCCCCGAAGCCGCCCCCGCGGCGCCCCCGGCGGATCCCGGTGTACCGGAAACGGAGCCCGGCGCCCCGCTGGACGAGCCGGAGCGCGGCGCCGCCGAGCAGCCGCCGGCTCCGGCGCGCGCCTCGCGGCGCGGCCGGTTCGCCGCCCTGGCCAGGAAGTCCGCGCCCAGCAGCGCGGTCGCCGCGGCGAGCGGCCTGGCGCTGGCCGCGGCCTTCCCGCCCTACGGCCTGTGGCCGCTGTCGGTGGCCGCGGTGGCCGCGCTGTCGCTGCTGACCCGCGGCAGGACCGTACGCCAGGGCGCCTGGCTCGGCTTCGCCTTCGGGTGGCCCTTCTTCATCTGGCTGCTCCAGTGGCTGCACACCGTCGGCTGGGACGCCGTGGTGGGCCTGGCCGCGATCGAGGCGGCCTTCCTGGCCGCGCTGGGCGCCTGCCTGGTGCTGGGCCAGCGGCTGCCCGGCTGGCCGCTGTGGGCCGCCTGCCTGTGGGTGGCCGAGGAACTGGCCAGGGACCGGCTGCCCTTCGGCGGCTTCCCGTGGGGCCGGCTGGCCTTCGCCAACACCGGCTCGCCCTACACCCCGCTGGCCGCGCTCGGCGGCGCCCCGCTGGTGACCTTCGCCGTGGCGCTCAGCGGCACCCTGCTGGCCTGCGCGGCGCTCGCGGCCGTACGGCTGCGTCCGGCCGGTGCGCGGTCCGTACGGGCCGTCCTGCCGGCCGCGGGGGCCCTGGCGCTGTCCGCGGCGGTGCTGCTGGCCGGGCTGTTCGTACCGGTGCCGACGAACGCCACCGACCACGTGCGGATCGCCGTCGTGCAGGGCAACGTCCAGCAGCCGGGCCTGCACTTCCTGGGCCGGCCGATGATGATCCTGGACAACCACGTCAAGGCCACCCTCAAGCTCGCCGCCGACATCAAGGCGGGCCGGGTGCCCAAGCCGGACCTGGTGCTGTGGCCGGAGAACTCCTCCGACCTCGACCCGTTCACGAACCCGGCCGCCTACGACAGGATCACCGAGGCCGTGCGGGCGGTCGGCGTGCCCGTGCTGGTCGGCGTCCTGGTGGACGGCCCCGACGCCGACCACGTGCAGAACGAGGGCATCGTGTGGGACCCGGTCGACGGCCCCGGCGCCCACTACACCAAGCAGCACCCGGTGCCGTTCGGCGAATACGTGCCCTTCCGCGAGGAACTGACCAAGGTCATCAGCCGGCTCGACGAGATCCCGCGCGACTTCTACCCCGGAAAGACCACCGGTGTGCTGCAGATCGGCCCGGCCAGGCTCGGCGACGTGATCTGCTTCGAGGTCGCCTACGACGGCATCGTGCGCGACACCGTCAACGCCGGGGCGCGGGCCATCGTCGTACAGACCAACAACGCCACGTACGGCAGGACCGGCCAGCCCGAGCAGCAGCTGGCCATGTCCCGGCTGCGCGCCATCGAGCACGGGCGGGCCGTCGTCACGGCCGCGACCAGCGGGATCAGTGCGATCGTCGGCCCTGATGGCAAGATCGAACAGCGCAGCAAGGAATTCACCCAGCAGGTGCTCAGCGCCGACATCCCGCTGCGCGACGGCACAACGCTCGCCGATCGCGTCGGTGCGGCACCCGAGTGGACCCTCGCTATGGTGGGGCTTCTGTCCTGTGCGGCCGCCCTCGCGCTCGGCAGGCGGGACCGTCCCCGCACCACGAAAGGACAAGAACAGCAGTGA
- the yczR gene encoding MocR-like transcription factor YczR, with protein sequence MSQWTASVSAAHLARLLEPGPPAGGGGRKLPAYRGLADGVRLLVLEGRVQVAARLPAERELALALGVSRTTVAAAYEALRAEGFARSRRGAGSWTAIPEGHVLPTRSLEPLPPDAAGSVIDLGCAALPAPEPWLTRAMQGALAELPAYAATHGDFPAGLPVLREAIADRYTAQGVPTMPEQIMVTTGAMGAIGAAARRVVGFGERVAVESPSYANVLELFRETGARLVPVALREGLGGWDVGAWRRVLRDAAPRMAYVMPDYHNPTGTLIGDEERRELVEAARAAGTVVVADETMAELTLDGAESGVRPMAAFDRGGTVMTVGSASKAVWAGLRIGWVRSTPDVVRRLVSARAYLDLGSPVVDQLAVAWLLRGGGWDQALATRRARARECRDDLAAALRERTPGWDFTVPRGGMTMWVRTGDVSGSRVAVAGERLGVRVPSGPRFGVDGAFESYVRIPFTVSGTTAVEAAMRLAAAADLVRSGAAPDAEATGLFVA encoded by the coding sequence ATGTCGCAGTGGACTGCGTCGGTGAGCGCGGCACATCTGGCCCGGCTCCTGGAGCCGGGACCGCCGGCCGGCGGTGGCGGCCGCAAGCTGCCCGCCTACCGCGGACTGGCCGACGGGGTACGGCTGCTGGTGCTCGAAGGCCGGGTCCAGGTCGCGGCCAGGCTGCCCGCAGAGCGGGAGCTGGCGCTCGCGCTCGGGGTCAGCAGGACCACCGTGGCGGCGGCGTACGAGGCGCTGCGCGCCGAGGGCTTCGCGCGGTCGCGGCGCGGCGCCGGGAGCTGGACGGCGATCCCCGAGGGGCATGTGCTGCCCACCCGCAGCCTGGAGCCGCTGCCGCCGGACGCCGCGGGCTCCGTCATCGACCTCGGCTGCGCCGCGCTGCCCGCGCCCGAGCCCTGGCTGACCCGCGCCATGCAGGGCGCCCTCGCCGAACTGCCCGCGTACGCCGCCACCCACGGCGACTTCCCCGCGGGCCTGCCGGTGCTGCGCGAGGCCATCGCCGACCGCTACACCGCGCAGGGCGTGCCGACCATGCCCGAGCAGATCATGGTGACCACCGGGGCGATGGGGGCGATCGGTGCCGCGGCCCGGCGGGTGGTCGGCTTCGGCGAGCGGGTCGCCGTGGAGTCGCCCAGCTACGCCAATGTGCTGGAGCTGTTCCGCGAGACCGGGGCGCGGCTGGTGCCGGTCGCGCTGCGCGAGGGCCTCGGCGGCTGGGACGTGGGCGCGTGGCGCCGGGTGCTGCGGGACGCGGCACCGCGGATGGCGTACGTGATGCCGGACTACCACAACCCGACGGGGACGCTGATCGGCGACGAGGAGCGGCGCGAGCTGGTCGAGGCGGCGCGGGCCGCGGGCACGGTGGTCGTGGCCGACGAGACGATGGCCGAACTCACCCTGGACGGTGCGGAGTCGGGCGTACGTCCGATGGCCGCGTTCGACCGCGGCGGGACCGTGATGACGGTGGGCTCCGCCAGTAAGGCGGTGTGGGCCGGGCTGCGGATCGGCTGGGTCAGGTCCACGCCCGACGTGGTGCGGCGGCTGGTCTCGGCCCGCGCCTACCTCGACCTCGGCTCGCCGGTCGTCGACCAGCTCGCCGTCGCCTGGCTGCTGCGGGGCGGCGGCTGGGACCAGGCGCTGGCCACCCGGCGGGCGCGGGCCCGCGAATGCCGCGACGACCTCGCGGCGGCGCTGCGCGAGCGGACTCCCGGGTGGGACTTCACGGTGCCGCGCGGCGGTATGACGATGTGGGTACGCACCGGGGACGTCTCCGGCTCCCGGGTCGCCGTGGCCGGCGAGCGCCTGGGCGTCCGCGTGCCCTCGGGACCCCGTTTCGGCGTGGACGGCGCCTTCGAGTCCTACGTCCGGATCCCCTTCACGGTCAGCGGCACGACGGCGGTGGAGGCGGCGATGCGGCTCGCCGCGGCGGCGGATCTCGTCCGTTCGGGCGCGGCGCCCGACGCAGAGGCCACGGGCCTCTTCGTCGCCTAG
- a CDS encoding RNA polymerase-binding protein RbpA codes for MSERALRGTRLGATSYETDRGIDLAPRQTVEYACRNGHRFEMPFSVEAEIPPEWECRACGQTALLVDGEGPEEKTTKPARTHWDMLMERRTLEELEEVLAERLAVLRSGAMNIAVHPRDNRKTA; via the coding sequence ATGAGTGAGCGAGCTCTCCGCGGCACGCGACTCGGGGCCACCAGCTACGAGACCGACCGCGGTATCGATCTGGCCCCGCGCCAGACCGTTGAGTACGCATGCCGGAACGGACATCGTTTTGAGATGCCGTTCTCGGTGGAGGCCGAGATTCCGCCGGAGTGGGAGTGCCGCGCCTGCGGCCAGACCGCTCTCCTGGTGGACGGAGAGGGCCCGGAGGAAAAGACCACCAAGCCCGCGCGCACGCACTGGGACATGCTCATGGAGCGGCGCACGCTCGAGGAGTTGGAGGAGGTGCTGGCCGAACGGCTGGCCGTCCTGCGCTCCGGGGCGATGAACATCGCGGTGCATCCGCGGGACAACCGCAAGACCGCTTGA
- a CDS encoding uridine kinase produces the protein MQLTPITWPRLAEALADRITAAPPPAGPWWRVAVDGAPAAGTADLADALAAALPALGHPVLRVRSAGFWRPASQRLEYGHEDVDAYYQLWLDTGALRREVLDPLGPGGTGRALPSLRDPGTDRSTRAEYVTLPPGGVLVLDGPLLLGQGLPLDLTVHLRLSRAALERRTEAAEHWTLPAYERYAREALPEESADVLVRADDPRHPAWTG, from the coding sequence GTGCAGCTCACCCCGATCACCTGGCCCCGGCTCGCCGAAGCCCTCGCCGACCGGATCACCGCGGCGCCGCCGCCCGCGGGCCCCTGGTGGCGCGTCGCGGTGGACGGCGCGCCCGCCGCCGGCACCGCCGACCTCGCGGACGCGCTGGCCGCCGCGCTGCCCGCGCTCGGCCACCCCGTGCTGAGGGTGCGCTCGGCCGGCTTCTGGCGGCCCGCCTCGCAGCGCCTGGAGTACGGGCACGAGGACGTGGACGCGTACTACCAGCTGTGGCTGGACACCGGCGCCCTGCGCCGCGAGGTGCTCGACCCGCTGGGCCCCGGGGGCACCGGCCGCGCCCTGCCGTCGCTGCGCGACCCCGGCACCGACCGCTCCACCCGGGCGGAATACGTGACGCTGCCGCCCGGCGGCGTCCTGGTGCTGGACGGCCCGCTGCTGCTCGGCCAGGGCCTGCCGCTGGACCTGACGGTCCATCTGCGGCTGTCGCGGGCCGCGCTGGAGCGGCGCACGGAGGCGGCCGAGCACTGGACGCTGCCCGCCTACGAGCGCTACGCCCGCGAGGCGCTGCCGGAGGAGAGCGCCGATGTCCTGGTGCGTGCCGACGACCCGCGGCACCCGGCCTGGACCGGCTGA
- a CDS encoding M23 family metallopeptidase translates to MPAKGQHRKPRSLNRLTRVCIAAGTGGAALVVPLVGVAHASAAEPAKAPAVSAKAQQYTVVPGDTLAKIAAAHHVKGGWKPLYEANKKVIGANPGLIRPGLHLTLNTAPVKAAPAPAAKTASAPAAKAAPAAAVKAASSAAYSKPVGDAAIGTQYHAEGSNWSSGYHTGVDFLVDSGTPVHSVAAGTVVHAGADGAYGNDVIIQHADGKYTLYGHLTNPVVSVGQTVTSGQEIGISGATGNVTGPHLHFEVRTTPDYGSDIDPVAYLAAHGVTV, encoded by the coding sequence ATGCCCGCAAAGGGACAGCACCGCAAGCCCCGCTCACTCAACCGCCTCACCCGCGTGTGCATCGCCGCGGGCACCGGAGGCGCCGCCCTCGTGGTGCCGCTGGTCGGCGTCGCCCACGCGTCGGCCGCCGAGCCGGCCAAGGCGCCGGCCGTGTCCGCCAAGGCCCAGCAGTACACCGTGGTCCCCGGCGACACGCTGGCGAAGATCGCCGCCGCCCACCACGTCAAGGGCGGCTGGAAGCCGCTCTACGAGGCCAACAAGAAGGTCATCGGCGCCAACCCCGGCCTGATCCGGCCCGGCCTGCACCTCACGCTGAACACCGCCCCGGTCAAGGCCGCCCCGGCCCCGGCGGCGAAGACCGCGTCCGCCCCGGCCGCGAAGGCGGCGCCCGCCGCCGCCGTGAAGGCCGCCAGCTCCGCCGCCTACAGCAAGCCGGTCGGCGACGCCGCGATCGGTACGCAGTACCACGCCGAAGGCTCCAACTGGTCCTCCGGCTACCACACCGGTGTCGACTTCCTGGTCGACAGCGGCACCCCGGTCCACTCGGTGGCCGCGGGCACCGTGGTGCACGCCGGCGCGGACGGCGCCTACGGCAACGACGTGATCATCCAGCACGCCGACGGCAAGTACACCCTGTACGGGCACCTGACCAACCCGGTGGTCTCGGTCGGCCAGACCGTCACCTCAGGCCAGGAGATCGGCATCTCCGGCGCGACCGGCAACGTCACCGGGCCGCACCTGCACTTCGAGGTGCGCACCACCCCGGACTACGGCTCCGACATCGACCCGGTCGCCTACCTCGCGGCGCACGGCGTCACCGTCTGA
- a CDS encoding GNAT family N-acetyltransferase has product MTVATAPLTAEHIPLAVQRYDRWFSRARLPPSQRSWLADGPVRGDELVGKLHAVPGLESCRALDGDGNLIGYLAAQPVTLDPDDPAALRTHPRSALVPYGGHALPGGRETEVLRSLYARIADRLVADRRLVHYVQVPAGEIATAPWSDLGFGRELVHGLMAVKARGRQPRGVDGLGIRRAGPGDLPQIGRMAAESSRRQRESAMFQPQPEGALAALRLHYADALADPRCGAWIASRRGEEIAMVLVVPAVADPVTPESCVELAEAYVAPAARGEGISRVLLATALAWAYDGGHRYMSARWHSASPLAAGHWPAVGFRPVGYRLSRTLDARIGGAPGSY; this is encoded by the coding sequence ATGACTGTCGCCACCGCGCCGCTGACCGCCGAGCACATACCCCTGGCCGTGCAGCGCTACGACCGCTGGTTCTCGCGTGCCCGGCTCCCCCCCTCCCAGCGGTCCTGGCTGGCGGACGGACCCGTGCGCGGCGACGAGTTGGTGGGCAAGCTGCACGCCGTGCCCGGCCTCGAATCCTGCCGCGCGCTGGACGGCGACGGCAATCTGATCGGCTACCTCGCCGCCCAGCCGGTCACCCTCGACCCGGACGACCCGGCGGCGCTGCGCACCCACCCGCGCTCCGCCCTGGTCCCCTACGGCGGCCACGCGCTGCCCGGCGGCCGGGAGACCGAGGTGCTGCGCTCGCTGTACGCCAGGATCGCCGACCGGCTGGTCGCCGACCGCCGTCTGGTCCACTACGTACAGGTGCCGGCCGGCGAGATCGCCACCGCCCCCTGGTCCGACCTCGGCTTCGGGCGCGAGCTGGTGCACGGCCTGATGGCGGTCAAGGCCAGGGGCCGCCAGCCGCGCGGCGTCGACGGCCTCGGCATCCGCCGGGCCGGCCCCGGCGACCTGCCGCAGATCGGCCGGATGGCCGCCGAGTCCTCGCGGCGGCAGCGCGAGTCGGCGATGTTCCAGCCGCAGCCGGAGGGCGCGCTCGCCGCGCTGCGGCTGCACTACGCCGACGCGCTCGCCGACCCGCGCTGCGGCGCCTGGATCGCGTCCCGCAGGGGCGAGGAGATCGCCATGGTGCTGGTCGTCCCGGCCGTCGCCGACCCGGTGACACCCGAGTCCTGCGTCGAACTCGCCGAGGCGTACGTGGCGCCCGCCGCGCGCGGCGAGGGCATCAGCCGGGTGCTGCTGGCCACCGCGCTGGCCTGGGCCTACGACGGCGGCCACCGCTACATGTCGGCCCGCTGGCACTCCGCGTCCCCGCTGGCCGCCGGGCACTGGCCCGCGGTCGGCTTCCGGCCGGTGGGCTACCGGCTCAGCAGGACGCTGGACGCGCGGATCGGCGGAGCGCCGGGCAGCTACTGA
- a CDS encoding polyprenol monophosphomannose synthase, whose protein sequence is MNDGEQRNFGPLGKVLVIIPTYNEAENVVPIVQRVRAAVPEAEILVADDNSPDGTGKIADELAAADQAVRVLHRKGKEGLGAAYLAGFRWGIDHGFDVLVEMDADGSHQPEELPRLLTALKNADLVLGSRWIPGGRVVNWPRSREIISRGGSTYSRLMLGVTIRDVTGGYRAFRKETLLGLGMDEVASAGYCFQVDLAWRAVKAGFHVVEVPITFVERERGDSKMSRNIVAEAFLRVTAWGISDRAGKITGGRPEAAGEAGAQPVSGATAETDADADAGIVAEAGRPSPS, encoded by the coding sequence GTGAACGACGGCGAGCAGCGGAACTTCGGGCCGCTCGGCAAGGTTCTGGTCATCATCCCGACGTACAACGAGGCCGAGAATGTCGTGCCGATCGTGCAGCGGGTACGGGCCGCGGTGCCCGAGGCCGAGATCCTCGTCGCCGATGACAACAGCCCCGACGGCACCGGCAAGATCGCCGACGAACTGGCCGCCGCCGACCAGGCGGTGCGCGTCCTGCACCGCAAGGGCAAGGAAGGCCTCGGCGCCGCCTATCTGGCCGGCTTCCGCTGGGGCATCGACCACGGCTTCGACGTCCTGGTCGAGATGGACGCCGACGGGTCGCACCAGCCCGAGGAACTGCCCAGGCTGCTGACCGCGCTCAAGAACGCCGACCTGGTGCTCGGCTCGCGCTGGATCCCCGGCGGCCGGGTGGTGAACTGGCCCAGGAGCCGCGAGATCATCTCCCGCGGCGGCAGCACGTATTCACGGCTGATGCTCGGCGTCACCATTCGCGACGTCACCGGCGGATACCGCGCCTTCCGCAAGGAGACCCTGCTGGGACTGGGCATGGACGAGGTCGCCTCGGCCGGCTACTGCTTCCAGGTCGACCTGGCCTGGCGCGCGGTCAAGGCCGGCTTCCACGTGGTGGAGGTGCCGATCACCTTCGTGGAGCGGGAGCGCGGCGACAGCAAGATGAGCCGCAACATCGTCGCCGAGGCCTTCCTGCGGGTCACCGCGTGGGGCATCAGCGACCGGGCGGGCAAGATCACCGGCGGCCGGCCGGAGGCCGCGGGCGAGGCCGGGGCGCAGCCCGTGTCCGGCGCCACCGCGGAAACCGACGCCGACGCCGACGCCGGGATCGTCGCCGAGGCGGGCCGGCCGTCGCCCTCGTAG
- the fxsA gene encoding FxsA family membrane protein, whose product MTTSTPPPVRPRPAQPRRRSRARTVVPLVIAAWAVLEIWLLVLVAEATSGLVVLLCIVAGFVLGAAAVKRAGRSAWRNLTSAVQQQQNAAQGTAQGATVAPVGGGRTGLHMLGGVLLIIPGFLSDAVALVLLFPPTRKLAGSLAERAAERSLRRHPPAADPGSLGDFFQQAQQAGEQTRIHRPDGKVIQGEVVDRDEPPKD is encoded by the coding sequence ATGACGACGAGTACACCGCCCCCTGTCCGCCCGCGCCCCGCGCAGCCGCGGCGGCGCTCCCGCGCCCGCACTGTGGTGCCGCTGGTGATCGCGGCCTGGGCGGTGCTGGAGATCTGGCTACTGGTGCTGGTGGCCGAGGCCACCAGCGGCCTGGTGGTGCTGCTCTGCATCGTCGCGGGCTTCGTGCTGGGCGCGGCGGCCGTCAAGCGGGCCGGGCGCAGCGCCTGGCGCAATCTGACGTCCGCGGTGCAGCAGCAGCAGAACGCCGCCCAGGGCACGGCTCAGGGCGCCACGGTCGCGCCGGTGGGCGGCGGGCGCACCGGGCTGCACATGCTGGGCGGGGTGCTGCTGATCATCCCCGGCTTCCTCTCCGACGCGGTCGCGCTGGTGCTGCTCTTCCCGCCGACCCGCAAGCTGGCCGGCTCGCTGGCCGAGCGCGCCGCCGAGCGGTCCCTGCGCCGCCACCCGCCGGCGGCGGACCCCGGCTCGCTGGGCGACTTCTTCCAGCAGGCCCAGCAGGCCGGTGAGCAGACCCGTATCCACCGCCCCGACGGCAAGGTCATCCAGGGCGAGGTCGTCGACCGGGACGAGCCGCCGAAGGACTGA